A single region of the Xylanibacillus composti genome encodes:
- the gmk gene encoding guanylate kinase, with amino-acid sequence MEKGLLIVLSGPSGVGKGTVCSALRKRATDLTYSISVTTRKPREGEVEGVNYFFRSREQFEEMIRKGELLEYAEYVGNYYGTPANFVQQSLEAGKDVLLEIEVQGALKVKERFPDGIFVFLTPPSISELRNRIVGRGTESKDTIDKRMDTAVEELSLIKHYDYAVENDQIDAACERILSIIVAEHCRKERVLPYLTKWIEEVR; translated from the coding sequence ATGGAAAAGGGATTGTTGATTGTTTTGTCCGGTCCTTCAGGAGTCGGCAAAGGGACGGTCTGTTCCGCGCTGCGGAAGAGGGCGACAGATTTGACTTACTCCATCTCCGTTACAACACGCAAGCCGCGTGAGGGAGAAGTGGAGGGCGTCAATTATTTTTTTCGCAGCCGGGAGCAGTTTGAAGAGATGATTCGCAAGGGAGAACTGCTGGAATATGCTGAATACGTAGGCAATTATTACGGCACTCCGGCGAACTTTGTGCAGCAGTCGCTCGAAGCGGGCAAGGACGTGCTTTTGGAAATCGAGGTGCAAGGAGCGCTGAAGGTGAAGGAGAGGTTCCCGGATGGCATCTTTGTATTTCTGACGCCGCCGTCCATTTCCGAGCTGCGCAACCGCATTGTCGGAAGAGGGACAGAATCCAAGGACACGATTGATAAGCGGATGGACACAGCGGTTGAAGAGCTGTCCTTAATCAAGCATTATGACTATGCGGTTGAGAATGATCAGATTGATGCCGCTTGCGAACGCATATTGTCCATTATCGTGGCCGAGCATTGCCGCAAGGAACGAGTACTTCCGTATTTGACCAAATGGATAGAAGAGGTGAGATAA
- the rpoZ gene encoding DNA-directed RNA polymerase subunit omega, which yields MLYPSIDEMLEKVDSKYSLVVAAAKRARKLRDGARSELGRPHSNKYVGIALEEIYHDIVKFENKANKSKEA from the coding sequence ATGTTGTATCCGTCTATTGACGAAATGCTGGAGAAGGTAGACAGCAAGTATTCCCTGGTCGTAGCGGCTGCGAAGCGCGCCAGAAAGCTTCGCGACGGCGCCAGAAGCGAGCTGGGACGACCGCATTCGAACAAATATGTAGGCATTGCGCTGGAAGAAATTTATCACGATATTGTGAAGTTTGAGAACAAGGCAAACAAATCGAAAGAAGCCTAA
- the coaBC gene encoding bifunctional phosphopantothenoylcysteine decarboxylase/phosphopantothenate--cysteine ligase CoaBC, protein MLTGKTIVLGVAGGIACYKALTLASRLTQAGAKVRVMMTNGAAQFVTPLSFQTITRHPVATDTFDEKDPAVVQHIDLADSADLIVIAPATANILAKLAHGLADEIVSTTLLAATCPVMVAPAMNVHMYTHPAVQQNMNTLMRRGVLFIEPGTGALACGYTGKGRMAEPEQIVERIAEHFAQVDAHANDLHKPLAGKRILVTGGGTRERIDPVRYLGNDSSGKMGAAIAAAAQELGAQKVTFIAANATAATPPGVERIEVESAEQMLEAVMGRLSANDMVVKAAAVADYRPKHVFSRKIKKQEDSLMLELERTPDILHTIGHSGYSGFVIGFAAETGEAAEYAMDKLRRKNCDLIAANNVLLEGAGFGTDTNVLEIYGPEGLVAALPAMSKQEAAKRLLTLAAERMAAHAANQSTAAAEVQDE, encoded by the coding sequence ATGCTGACAGGGAAAACAATCGTTCTGGGTGTTGCGGGAGGAATTGCTTGCTATAAAGCGTTGACGCTGGCAAGCAGACTGACCCAGGCAGGAGCCAAGGTGCGTGTGATGATGACGAATGGGGCAGCACAGTTTGTGACGCCACTCAGCTTTCAGACGATCACACGCCATCCGGTAGCAACTGACACGTTCGATGAGAAGGATCCGGCTGTCGTGCAGCATATCGATTTGGCGGACAGCGCAGATTTAATCGTCATCGCGCCGGCCACGGCGAATATATTGGCGAAGCTTGCCCACGGGTTGGCGGACGAGATCGTCAGCACAACCTTGTTGGCGGCAACCTGCCCGGTGATGGTCGCTCCTGCCATGAATGTACACATGTATACCCATCCGGCTGTACAGCAAAACATGAACACGCTTATGCGCAGAGGCGTACTGTTCATTGAGCCTGGCACCGGAGCGCTGGCTTGCGGCTATACGGGCAAAGGGCGAATGGCGGAGCCTGAGCAAATCGTTGAGCGGATCGCGGAACATTTTGCGCAAGTGGATGCCCATGCGAATGATCTCCATAAACCGCTGGCCGGCAAGCGGATATTGGTGACTGGCGGGGGAACGCGCGAGCGGATCGATCCGGTTCGCTATCTGGGCAACGATTCGTCCGGCAAGATGGGAGCAGCTATAGCGGCAGCAGCACAAGAGCTTGGAGCGCAGAAGGTCACCTTTATCGCGGCAAATGCGACGGCTGCAACACCGCCCGGAGTGGAACGGATTGAGGTCGAATCAGCAGAACAGATGCTGGAAGCCGTGATGGGCCGGCTGTCTGCCAACGACATGGTCGTCAAGGCTGCAGCGGTAGCCGATTATCGGCCGAAGCATGTTTTTTCGCGCAAGATCAAAAAACAGGAAGATTCTCTCATGCTGGAATTGGAACGAACGCCTGACATTTTGCACACAATCGGTCATAGCGGCTACAGCGGATTTGTCATAGGTTTCGCCGCAGAGACGGGAGAAGCCGCCGAATATGCGATGGACAAGCTGCGGCGCAAAAACTGTGACCTGATCGCCGCGAACAACGTGCTGTTGGAAGGCGCTGGCTTCGGCACGGATACCAATGTGCTCGAAATTTATGGCCCGGAAGGGCTTGTCGCCGCACTTCCGGCGATGAGCAAGCAGGAAGCGGCCAAGCGGCTGCTGACCTTGGCGGCTGAACGAATGGCGGCTCACGCGGCAAATCAGTCAACCGCTGCGGCAGAGGTGCAGGACGAATGA